From a single Pirellulaceae bacterium genomic region:
- a CDS encoding DUF1559 domain-containing protein, with translation MSSDRQSDSQLPPQPLNPIAAGRSSGNNVVLIVSLVAVGALVLCGCGLGLLIPAYVEANRRLSCANNLKQIGIALHNYVSIHGEFPPAYSVDENGRPLHSWRTLILPYMEQNSVYTQIDLSKPWDDPVNQRFHSLQISAYSCPTTQIGQRGLTCYQVVVHPQALLIGGESRSLNEVTDGISNTLAVIESSEVDAVPWMAPQDLPLQNYLNSAGRSHHSGGRQLLLGDGAVRFVANSVDENTLNALVTCNGDEPVDPHTLR, from the coding sequence ATGTCCAGCGATCGGCAATCTGACTCGCAACTACCACCACAACCACTAAATCCAATTGCGGCTGGCAGGTCGAGTGGCAACAACGTTGTGCTGATCGTGTCACTAGTCGCTGTGGGGGCGCTTGTGCTGTGCGGTTGTGGATTGGGACTATTGATACCTGCATACGTTGAGGCGAATCGACGACTGAGTTGTGCCAACAATTTGAAGCAGATTGGGATTGCCCTTCACAATTACGTCTCGATCCATGGAGAATTTCCGCCAGCATATTCGGTTGATGAGAATGGTCGGCCACTGCACAGTTGGCGAACACTGATCCTACCGTACATGGAGCAGAACAGTGTATACACACAGATCGATCTTAGTAAACCTTGGGACGATCCCGTCAATCAACGGTTTCACAGCCTTCAGATATCAGCATACAGTTGCCCAACAACTCAGATCGGTCAACGCGGACTGACTTGCTATCAGGTTGTTGTACACCCTCAAGCACTTCTAATTGGTGGCGAATCGCGTTCTCTCAACGAAGTGACAGATGGCATTTCCAACACATTGGCTGTGATTGAATCGAGTGAAGTCGATGCGGTACCTTGGATGGCACCTCAAGATTTGCCTTTGCAGAATTATCTGAACTCCGCAGGACGTTCACATCATTCAGGTGGCAGGCAATTGCTATTGGGCGATGGGGCGGTAAGGTTCGTAGCGAATTCAGTCGACGAGAATACCTTGAACGCCCTCGTTACCTGCAACGGCGACGAGCCAGTTGACCCGCACACATTGCGTTAG
- a CDS encoding MoaD/ThiS family protein — MPTQLLVPRVLQPHINYQVGVELSGETVAELLVELQASHPALYQCICQETGQLRKHIHLFINNDLVSPAHMTQVLEPGDVVSVFQAVSGG; from the coding sequence ATGCCCACGCAATTGCTCGTCCCGCGCGTTCTACAGCCACACATCAACTATCAAGTTGGTGTTGAACTATCAGGCGAGACGGTTGCGGAACTGTTGGTGGAGCTGCAAGCCTCTCACCCGGCACTGTATCAATGTATTTGCCAGGAGACTGGGCAACTTCGCAAGCACATCCACCTGTTCATCAACAATGATCTGGTCAGCCCCGCACACATGACGCAGGTGCTGGAGCCAGGGGATGTTGTGTCGGTCTTTCAAGCGGTTTCCGGCGGTTAA
- a CDS encoding exo-alpha-sialidase encodes MADRVLLSIGTKKGHFVAESGLARSDFRLHGPFGQGVGVYSTLLDTRQSPRIFASSCNPFFGMKVLVSDDLGRSFQETASAPAFPEGDGRSLANIWSLEVGNQPGELWCGVEPAALFHSTDGGQSWELVRSISDHPHAQHWQPGNGGLCMHTIVVDGDRIHLGISTGGHYLSEDGGQSFSAANAGIGAGFVPDPYPEFGQCVHKIVTHAKAPGRLYMQNHGGWAEWHGPGGPRPDIGVLRSDDYGKSWYSIAKGLPSDFGFPIVTSPHDPDMVYVMPHEPQTRTCPGGAPAVWRSIDGGSSWHALTQGLPAKDSYFTVQRDGMTVDSLDSPALYFGTTTGQLWIGRDAGEHWSCLFDSLPPIHCVKVALV; translated from the coding sequence ATGGCCGATCGAGTCTTGTTGAGCATTGGTACGAAGAAGGGGCACTTCGTTGCCGAATCGGGGCTGGCGCGGTCCGACTTCCGCCTGCATGGTCCGTTCGGACAAGGCGTTGGCGTGTATTCGACGCTGTTAGATACCCGCCAGTCACCTAGAATCTTTGCCTCCAGTTGCAATCCGTTCTTTGGTATGAAGGTTCTGGTTTCTGACGACTTGGGGCGCTCATTCCAAGAGACTGCGTCCGCTCCGGCGTTTCCTGAAGGCGACGGTCGATCGCTGGCTAATATCTGGTCGCTGGAGGTTGGTAACCAACCAGGCGAACTGTGGTGTGGTGTCGAACCGGCTGCTCTATTCCATAGTACCGATGGCGGTCAGTCGTGGGAGTTGGTTCGCAGCATCAGCGATCATCCCCATGCACAGCACTGGCAGCCCGGCAACGGTGGATTGTGCATGCACACCATCGTGGTCGACGGCGATCGCATTCACCTGGGCATTTCGACCGGCGGACACTACTTAAGCGAAGATGGCGGTCAGAGCTTTTCAGCCGCTAATGCCGGAATAGGCGCCGGCTTTGTGCCCGATCCCTATCCTGAATTTGGTCAGTGTGTACACAAGATCGTCACGCATGCCAAAGCGCCCGGAAGATTGTATATGCAGAATCACGGTGGCTGGGCCGAGTGGCATGGTCCAGGCGGGCCGCGCCCAGACATCGGCGTGCTGCGAAGCGACGACTATGGAAAGAGTTGGTATTCGATCGCCAAAGGCTTGCCGTCGGATTTTGGATTTCCCATTGTGACTAGTCCCCACGATCCGGACATGGTGTACGTCATGCCGCACGAACCACAGACTCGCACCTGCCCCGGTGGAGCGCCCGCTGTGTGGCGGAGCATCGATGGCGGTTCTTCGTGGCACGCGCTCACTCAGGGCTTGCCGGCCAAAGACAGCTACTTCACCGTCCAGCGCGATGGCATGACTGTTGACAGCCTTGACTCGCCAGCGCTGTACTTCGGAACCACAACTGGACAACTCTGGATCGGTCGCGACGCTGGTGAGCACTGGTCGTGCCTCTTCGACTCGCTACCGCCTATTCACTGCGTCAAAGTTGCCTTGGTTTAG
- a CDS encoding redoxin domain-containing protein, translating to MSPSLLPRGPRFIQQLALAGVVIGGMAGSAWTQTSETVEDNSRLVPQNLLKLMHASEVHSELQLKPQQVKSLETLFAKIDGAWFRARNLPQEKQFEVVEGLEKQVWDWARKSTDARQVRRLRELLYRSYGVRMLLVSDVIKAIDLEPSQVDTFRELARTSDSAQQRLFQATLSGQGVEEAQQAVKTALLQENQAVTKLLDTTQRTKVNQLRGQEFDVQSLERIYPMAPELEPVAKWINAQPLTLASLRGKVVLLHFYAFQCSNCHANFEHYQRWHKQYGDQVVVLGIQTPETAAEADPQKVQSAAQDRGLDFPIMVDVDKKNWNAWNNTMWPTVYVIDQDGYLRHWWQGELNWKGATGDKQIEELVDKLLGKSQKS from the coding sequence ATGTCTCCAAGTCTGTTGCCTCGTGGGCCGCGTTTTATTCAGCAACTTGCTCTGGCCGGAGTTGTAATCGGTGGGATGGCCGGTAGTGCTTGGACGCAGACCAGCGAAACGGTAGAGGACAATAGCAGACTGGTTCCGCAGAATCTGTTGAAACTGATGCACGCCTCCGAAGTGCACAGCGAATTGCAACTTAAGCCACAGCAAGTGAAATCACTGGAAACCTTGTTCGCCAAGATTGATGGCGCTTGGTTCCGCGCGCGCAATCTGCCGCAGGAAAAGCAATTTGAAGTGGTCGAGGGATTAGAAAAACAAGTCTGGGACTGGGCACGCAAATCGACTGACGCGCGCCAAGTCAGGCGTTTGCGCGAGCTGCTGTATCGTTCCTATGGCGTGCGGATGCTGTTGGTGAGTGACGTGATCAAAGCCATTGACTTGGAACCTAGCCAAGTCGATACATTTCGCGAGCTAGCCAGGACTTCCGATAGCGCTCAACAGCGACTGTTTCAAGCCACCCTCTCCGGCCAAGGCGTCGAGGAAGCTCAGCAGGCTGTCAAGACAGCTCTGCTACAGGAAAACCAGGCGGTTACCAAACTACTTGACACAACCCAGCGCACTAAAGTGAATCAGTTGCGAGGCCAAGAATTTGATGTTCAGTCGCTGGAGCGCATTTACCCGATGGCACCGGAACTCGAACCTGTTGCCAAGTGGATTAATGCCCAGCCGCTGACTCTGGCCAGTTTGCGCGGAAAGGTGGTACTGCTGCATTTCTACGCCTTCCAGTGCAGCAACTGCCATGCGAATTTTGAACACTATCAACGCTGGCACAAGCAATATGGCGACCAGGTCGTTGTGCTGGGCATTCAGACGCCAGAAACTGCCGCCGAAGCCGACCCGCAAAAGGTCCAGTCGGCCGCCCAGGATCGCGGCCTTGATTTTCCAATCATGGTCGATGTGGATAAGAAAAACTGGAATGCCTGGAACAATACGATGTGGCCTACCGTTTACGTTATCGACCAAGATGGTTATTTACGACATTGGTGGCAAGGGGAACTCAACTGGAAAGGTGCCACAGGAGACAAGCAAATCGAGGAATTGGTCGACAAGCTACTCGGAAAGTCGCAAAAGTCCTAG
- a CDS encoding carbon storage regulator produces MLVLSRKLEESIVIGDEIVVKVVKIRGNVVGLGIEAPNSVKIRRSELIDRDAAKAAQSLPESPASLPIDSAASPARNVESTLSTKAILTIAS; encoded by the coding sequence ATGCTAGTGCTCAGCCGAAAGTTAGAGGAGTCGATTGTGATTGGTGACGAAATCGTGGTGAAAGTAGTCAAAATTCGTGGCAACGTTGTAGGACTGGGGATCGAGGCGCCAAACAGCGTCAAGATTCGTAGGTCGGAGTTGATCGACCGCGACGCCGCCAAAGCCGCCCAATCACTGCCTGAAAGTCCAGCCAGCCTGCCGATCGACTCGGCCGCTTCACCCGCCCGGAACGTGGAATCGACACTCAGCACAAAGGCCATTTTGACAATTGCTAGCTAG
- a CDS encoding helix-turn-helix transcriptional regulator: MRYEFRLAELLGHTPDRRKRPGTIKAIVDYTGLDRHQVASLLKNEAKYIPLDALSRLCDYLVEHGYASADELPGALFAVKPEHFWELLARRRKLEICVGVRRPDAESADSAWVVASDAVLMGAVLNGVSTLGGTDKLIRSQGTTSTIVSHPESLRQTLVWSPSHSETEEACQYSREIYETFSASQGDQALVCLGSVKSNPVVEMVVADAFQTEPFKSEDHVARASQRSVPFFLRYRDTDPRPACVSAGTRLSKSEEAKEPGIYYEQADGTWKFAGGQDTALVFYVYRESLGRLEMVLSGFSGRSTRLLARTLASRGEDFWPPVYQEDYLQIGAYIVQYSASDEANRPNDLLRTDLVGIPTIIPLSVEAIRRRLHK, encoded by the coding sequence ATGCGTTACGAGTTTAGATTGGCCGAACTGTTGGGGCATACGCCTGATCGGCGAAAGCGACCTGGGACGATCAAAGCTATCGTGGATTATACGGGGCTGGATCGACATCAGGTGGCTTCGCTGCTCAAGAATGAGGCCAAATACATTCCGTTGGATGCTCTCAGCCGCTTGTGCGACTATCTAGTGGAACATGGTTATGCATCGGCCGATGAGTTGCCGGGTGCTTTGTTTGCCGTCAAGCCAGAACATTTTTGGGAGCTGCTTGCGCGGCGTCGAAAGTTAGAGATCTGCGTTGGCGTTCGACGCCCGGATGCCGAGTCAGCCGATTCTGCGTGGGTGGTTGCTTCCGATGCGGTGTTGATGGGGGCTGTGCTGAACGGTGTCAGCACCTTGGGAGGCACCGACAAATTGATTCGATCGCAGGGAACCACATCCACCATCGTGAGCCACCCAGAGTCGCTCAGGCAGACCTTGGTCTGGAGTCCTAGCCATTCAGAAACAGAGGAAGCCTGTCAGTACTCGCGCGAGATTTACGAAACGTTTAGCGCAAGCCAGGGAGACCAAGCTCTGGTCTGTTTGGGTAGCGTCAAGAGCAATCCGGTTGTGGAAATGGTGGTGGCTGATGCGTTTCAAACCGAACCCTTCAAATCGGAAGACCACGTCGCTCGCGCCTCCCAACGCTCCGTACCATTTTTCTTGCGCTATCGTGATACCGATCCGCGTCCGGCCTGTGTGTCGGCGGGCACGCGATTGAGTAAGAGTGAAGAGGCCAAAGAACCAGGTATTTACTACGAGCAGGCCGATGGCACATGGAAATTTGCTGGCGGACAAGACACTGCCCTGGTGTTTTACGTTTATCGCGAGTCGTTAGGGCGCTTGGAAATGGTGCTGAGTGGTTTTAGTGGGCGATCGACGCGCTTGTTGGCTCGCACGCTGGCCAGTCGCGGCGAAGATTTTTGGCCTCCGGTCTATCAAGAAGACTATCTACAGATTGGTGCCTACATCGTCCAGTACTCGGCGTCTGATGAAGCGAACCGGCCCAATGACTTGCTGCGGACTGATCTGGTAGGCATCCCCACCATCATCCCGCTGTCGGTTGAAGCCATACGGCGACGACTGCATAAGTAG
- a CDS encoding ThiF family adenylyltransferase gives MTFDPSDSRAKAADGVAPAVGSTNRYVRQERFSQIGQEGQQRLRDSQVLVVGCGALGSMIAERLTRSGVGAIRLVDRDWVELTNLQRQTLFTEEHARTATPKAVAAAEMLARINSSVRVEPIVDDLTCDNIPRLAKHCELILDGTDNFETRFLINDYCVRFGVPWIHGGCLGASGQVMSIIPGQTACFRCLVPELPPADTLQTCDSAGVLGPAVGLIACWQAAEALKVLSGNLAAVCKQLIVLDSWDTDCRCVHLSRAPDCATCQQRYFPFLDGQLRTDAAVLCGKNAVQLQRPDASNSMQDLAGLAQRLSPLGPVQSNAFFVRLQLAEFQITIFRGGRTIVEGTTSPAEAKTVLARTLGS, from the coding sequence ATGACCTTCGATCCATCTGATTCACGTGCTAAGGCAGCGGACGGCGTTGCGCCTGCCGTAGGATCGACCAACCGCTATGTGCGTCAAGAACGCTTCAGTCAAATTGGACAGGAAGGTCAACAGCGACTGCGGGACTCACAAGTGCTGGTGGTGGGCTGTGGGGCGCTCGGATCAATGATTGCCGAACGACTGACACGCTCGGGTGTCGGTGCAATTCGACTAGTTGATCGCGATTGGGTTGAGTTAACCAATTTACAACGTCAAACGTTGTTTACGGAAGAGCACGCTCGCACCGCAACGCCCAAGGCTGTAGCGGCCGCAGAGATGTTAGCTAGAATCAACAGCAGCGTGCGCGTCGAGCCGATTGTCGATGATTTGACCTGCGACAACATACCGCGCCTGGCCAAGCATTGCGAATTGATTCTGGACGGAACGGACAATTTTGAGACTCGCTTTTTGATCAATGACTACTGTGTTCGATTTGGCGTGCCGTGGATTCACGGTGGTTGTTTAGGAGCCAGCGGGCAAGTCATGTCGATCATTCCAGGTCAAACCGCCTGCTTCCGATGTCTGGTTCCTGAATTACCTCCGGCCGACACGCTGCAAACATGCGATTCTGCTGGTGTGCTGGGACCGGCCGTCGGATTGATCGCCTGTTGGCAGGCGGCTGAGGCGCTCAAAGTGCTCAGCGGCAACCTGGCTGCGGTTTGCAAGCAACTGATCGTGCTGGATAGTTGGGATACGGACTGCCGCTGCGTCCATTTGAGTCGCGCGCCGGACTGTGCCACTTGCCAACAACGCTACTTCCCATTCTTAGATGGCCAATTGCGTACAGACGCTGCGGTGTTATGCGGAAAGAACGCTGTGCAACTGCAACGCCCCGATGCGTCCAACTCCATGCAGGACTTAGCGGGTCTAGCGCAACGGCTAAGCCCGCTGGGTCCAGTGCAATCCAATGCGTTTTTCGTTCGGCTGCAACTCGCCGAGTTTCAAATTACAATTTTTCGGGGTGGACGCACTATTGTCGAAGGCACGACATCGCCGGCTGAAGCCAAGACAGTGCTCGCCAGAACACTGGGCAGCTAA
- a CDS encoding MBL fold metallo-hydrolase — protein sequence MLDRKLIFPNVIELNFQAGHVIGCNVYLVFDGDEWLLIDIGYEDSVDEIVELIRQLDFPLSRCKMLVATHADVDHGQGFSLAKQTLKTPLAAHPKAAELLRTGDKLQTFAEIEAQNIHLEMPSVTTDLMIDEGSVIQLGSLSLEVWSTPGHADSQLAFRMGDLLFSGDNIYRDGCVGAIDAHHGSDIPAFVRSLERIRNSDVQWLLPSHGPIFRKDNALLDRTIQRLRGYLHMADFGTCAVDWPLMDQWEEEIAAGKLPS from the coding sequence ATGTTAGATCGAAAGCTGATTTTTCCGAACGTTATCGAACTGAATTTTCAGGCCGGTCACGTCATCGGATGTAACGTCTATCTAGTCTTCGATGGCGACGAATGGTTGTTGATCGACATCGGCTACGAGGACTCGGTCGACGAAATTGTCGAGCTGATTCGGCAGTTGGATTTTCCACTAAGCCGCTGCAAAATGCTGGTGGCCACGCACGCGGATGTCGACCATGGACAGGGATTCTCCTTGGCCAAGCAGACTCTCAAGACACCATTGGCGGCGCATCCCAAAGCGGCAGAACTGCTGCGAACGGGCGACAAACTGCAAACGTTCGCCGAGATCGAGGCTCAAAATATTCACCTGGAAATGCCCAGTGTCACCACCGACCTGATGATCGACGAAGGCTCCGTTATCCAGTTGGGCAGCCTGAGTCTAGAGGTCTGGTCCACTCCGGGACACGCCGATAGTCAATTGGCATTTCGCATGGGCGACCTGCTGTTCAGTGGCGACAACATCTATCGAGACGGTTGTGTAGGGGCCATCGATGCGCATCATGGCAGTGATATTCCAGCGTTTGTCCGTTCGTTGGAGCGCATTCGCAATAGCGACGTTCAGTGGCTGCTTCCCAGCCACGGCCCCATCTTCCGCAAGGACAATGCCTTGTTGGACCGAACGATCCAACGTTTGCGTGGCTACCTGCACATGGCCGACTTTGGAACCTGCGCAGTGGACTGGCCACTGATGGACCAGTGGGAAGAAGAGATCGCGGCCGGCAAATTGCCTTCGTAA
- a CDS encoding leucyl aminopeptidase yields MRIEVTQQLPDNLEALVLMAFEAPELVGSAVEQDPSITNYLRHVHSSGELDCKKCKVTVLHSPAGVRPSLIVVVGGGSSTQLAAGDAYRCAAAAAKALAKRARCSVAFDFGVLSSDVARAAVCGAINGCQGQDILRSQAVLQPIQQILWMRVQQADAHWGAEVGESMLLARHLVNLPPNLLYPESFVQRAAEVAVAEGLECDVWDELRLRRENCGALLAVARGSLRPPRLLTLRYPGRKSAPPLVLVGKGVTFDSGGLSLKHSENMLTMKCDMAGAATVLAAMQAISRLKLDTPVVGMMGLVENMISGASYRLGDVLTSRNGKTIEVHNTDAEGRLVLADVLDVAVAQEPCGIIDVATLTGACVVALGTDVTGLMTNDSEWQAQFLTAAQRAGELVWPLPMSEHFAEQVRGAVADLKNVGDGRWGGAITAAKFLQEFVGDVPWIHADIAGPAFFDTPKAYQDAGGTGVLVRSLVSLAERL; encoded by the coding sequence ATGCGAATTGAAGTGACTCAACAGCTTCCGGACAATTTGGAAGCGCTTGTGCTGATGGCCTTTGAAGCCCCTGAGCTTGTGGGGTCGGCGGTCGAGCAAGACCCGTCAATCACAAACTATCTGCGGCATGTGCATAGCAGCGGCGAGCTGGACTGCAAGAAATGTAAAGTAACGGTGCTGCACAGTCCGGCTGGCGTTCGTCCATCGCTGATAGTCGTGGTCGGTGGCGGTTCGTCTACTCAACTGGCCGCCGGAGATGCCTACCGCTGTGCAGCTGCGGCAGCCAAGGCGCTGGCCAAACGCGCCCGATGCAGTGTCGCCTTTGACTTCGGAGTGTTGTCGTCGGATGTGGCGCGGGCCGCCGTCTGCGGGGCGATCAATGGATGTCAGGGGCAGGATATTCTGCGATCCCAAGCGGTGTTGCAACCCATACAGCAGATTCTGTGGATGCGCGTCCAGCAAGCCGATGCACATTGGGGAGCCGAGGTCGGAGAGTCAATGCTGTTAGCTCGGCACTTGGTAAATTTGCCGCCTAACCTACTGTATCCCGAATCGTTTGTTCAGCGAGCCGCCGAAGTCGCGGTCGCCGAAGGACTCGAATGTGACGTCTGGGATGAACTCAGGCTGCGCCGTGAAAACTGTGGAGCCTTATTGGCGGTGGCTCGCGGCTCGTTACGACCGCCACGATTGTTGACCTTACGCTACCCCGGCCGCAAATCCGCACCACCATTAGTCTTGGTCGGCAAGGGTGTCACCTTTGACAGTGGAGGGTTATCGCTCAAGCATTCCGAAAACATGTTGACGATGAAATGCGATATGGCCGGTGCAGCCACGGTGTTGGCAGCCATGCAAGCCATCTCGCGATTGAAGTTAGACACGCCTGTGGTCGGTATGATGGGGCTGGTGGAGAACATGATTAGTGGGGCCAGTTACCGACTGGGCGATGTATTGACGTCGCGCAATGGCAAGACCATTGAAGTGCATAACACCGATGCCGAAGGGCGCTTGGTGTTGGCTGATGTGTTGGATGTTGCGGTCGCACAAGAACCGTGCGGGATTATCGACGTCGCGACTTTGACCGGTGCCTGCGTAGTGGCTCTGGGAACGGATGTCACCGGTCTGATGACCAATGATTCTGAGTGGCAAGCCCAATTCTTGACAGCCGCCCAGCGGGCCGGAGAGCTGGTTTGGCCACTGCCGATGAGCGAACATTTTGCGGAACAGGTACGTGGGGCAGTTGCCGACCTCAAGAATGTGGGAGATGGACGATGGGGCGGTGCAATAACCGCCGCCAAGTTCCTGCAGGAATTTGTCGGCGACGTGCCGTGGATTCATGCGGACATCGCTGGACCAGCCTTTTTTGACACCCCCAAAGCCTATCAAGATGCGGGTGGAACAGGCGTACTTGTACGGTCATTAGTCAGCTTGGCCGAGCGACTTTAG
- a CDS encoding NADPH:quinone reductase: MKAAFILETGSPDKIQYADLPEPEIGDGQVLVRVGAMSVNPIDTYIRGGANYWELPRPYIVGCDLAGTVVQVSPDVKGFQPGDRVWGSNQGLLGRQGCFSELAAIDAHWLYPTPNGISDTTAAACALVGITAHLGLVQRAQLKVGETLFIRGGAGGVGSMVVQMAKAMGARVIATAGGPHKAELCRRLGADHVIDYRSQDIAKTLMELAPQGVNVFWETLRDPDFDLAVQCMAQEARMVLMAGRTARPAFPVGPFYVKGCTLVGFAMFNATHHQQRLCAQDINHWLTNQNLTPLVDRVMPLSQTAEAHRLQQAHTVDQCSSLTGKLVLQPDAVLGTHSVVA, encoded by the coding sequence GTGAAGGCCGCCTTTATTCTAGAGACGGGTTCTCCCGACAAGATTCAGTACGCTGATTTGCCTGAACCGGAGATAGGTGACGGACAGGTTTTGGTCCGTGTTGGGGCGATGTCGGTCAACCCCATTGATACCTACATTCGTGGCGGTGCCAATTATTGGGAGCTGCCTCGACCGTACATTGTCGGCTGCGATTTAGCAGGTACGGTTGTGCAGGTCAGTCCCGATGTGAAGGGATTTCAGCCCGGTGATCGAGTCTGGGGTAGCAATCAAGGACTGCTGGGGCGTCAGGGCTGTTTTAGCGAATTGGCGGCCATCGACGCGCACTGGCTGTACCCCACTCCCAACGGCATCAGCGACACTACTGCAGCGGCCTGTGCTTTAGTAGGCATTACGGCGCACCTCGGCTTGGTGCAACGAGCGCAGCTAAAGGTTGGCGAGACGCTGTTTATTCGTGGCGGGGCCGGTGGCGTTGGTTCGATGGTCGTGCAGATGGCCAAGGCCATGGGGGCCCGTGTGATTGCGACGGCTGGCGGGCCACATAAGGCAGAGCTCTGCCGACGGTTGGGAGCAGATCATGTGATCGACTATCGCTCGCAAGATATCGCTAAAACGCTCATGGAACTGGCTCCACAGGGTGTCAATGTTTTCTGGGAGACGCTCCGCGATCCTGATTTTGACTTGGCCGTTCAGTGTATGGCCCAAGAGGCGCGCATGGTCTTGATGGCTGGTCGTACAGCCAGACCAGCGTTTCCTGTTGGACCGTTCTATGTCAAAGGCTGCACGTTGGTTGGATTCGCGATGTTCAACGCGACACACCACCAACAGCGGCTTTGTGCCCAAGATATCAATCATTGGCTGACTAATCAAAACCTCACACCACTGGTGGATCGCGTTATGCCGTTGAGTCAAACTGCCGAGGCGCATCGACTACAGCAAGCGCATACTGTGGACCAGTGTAGTTCTTTGACAGGAAAGTTGGTCTTACAACCTGATGCCGTTTTGGGAACGCACTCAGTAGTCGCCTAG
- the rplS gene encoding 50S ribosomal protein L19 yields MSQKVMELVEKASMKAEVAEFDIGDTVDVHTKILEGNKERIQIFSGLVIARSGSGTREMFVVRRIVAGEGVERKFPLHSPKIDKIEVKRKSVVRRAKLYYMRDRSGKATRLEERRS; encoded by the coding sequence ATGAGTCAGAAGGTAATGGAACTGGTTGAAAAGGCCTCGATGAAGGCCGAAGTGGCAGAATTTGATATTGGTGATACCGTGGATGTACACACCAAAATTCTGGAAGGCAACAAAGAGCGGATTCAGATATTTAGTGGGCTCGTCATTGCTCGCAGTGGTAGCGGAACACGGGAAATGTTTGTCGTTCGCCGAATAGTGGCCGGTGAAGGGGTCGAACGCAAGTTCCCGCTGCATTCGCCCAAGATCGACAAGATTGAAGTCAAGCGCAAGAGCGTCGTACGCCGCGCCAAGCTGTATTACATGCGCGATCGCAGCGGCAAAGCGACTCGATTGGAAGAGCGCCGCAGCTGA
- a CDS encoding YraN family protein produces the protein MFVGIQRLGRWIRSSGLLFWCSPNSDPNVLAGQKDLGTAGEQVAADYLKGIGYRIVARGHRQKLGEIDIIAVDGQYIVFVEVKTWRSDRDGDPSQAVTQSKQDKITRTALTYLKRHKLLNQPARFDVISIVWQGGSAGQPKLKHYKHAFQASGRGPLWT, from the coding sequence ATGTTCGTCGGCATTCAACGACTGGGCCGCTGGATTCGATCCAGCGGCTTACTTTTTTGGTGCTCTCCCAACTCTGATCCCAATGTTCTTGCTGGACAAAAGGATCTGGGTACCGCCGGCGAACAAGTGGCCGCTGATTATCTCAAAGGCATAGGCTACCGCATTGTAGCTCGTGGGCATCGACAGAAGCTGGGCGAAATCGACATCATTGCTGTCGACGGTCAGTACATAGTATTTGTCGAAGTCAAAACCTGGAGGAGCGACCGTGACGGCGATCCGTCACAGGCTGTCACCCAGAGCAAGCAGGACAAAATTACTCGGACCGCGTTAACCTATTTGAAACGACACAAGCTACTGAATCAACCTGCACGATTCGATGTGATCTCCATCGTGTGGCAGGGCGGTTCAGCGGGACAGCCCAAACTTAAGCACTACAAACACGCTTTCCAAGCCAGCGGGCGAGGGCCGCTTTGGACCTAG